One window of Dendropsophus ebraccatus isolate aDenEbr1 chromosome 13, aDenEbr1.pat, whole genome shotgun sequence genomic DNA carries:
- the LOC138770938 gene encoding low affinity immunoglobulin gamma Fc region receptor III-B-like isoform X2, translating into MGPSWLKLLYYCPFPFPTVTSSGGGAEVKPVVTFSPNWRIILSYEPVTISCNIGSMAPKNPRYYWSKDGQRQSHHSQTIKINSTSSEHSGRYQCWTNSDLRSDPVRLDVVLSHLILQTPPIIYIGEPLTLRCHSYSWYIKTNTTFYKNKTVINFSENDNELRFAMVDWNVTGFYSCSRQISFNGVYRTYHATAMVTVRERPPLPSPSPDEKTSVSPWILLAAPLPLLSVPLLFFMCRRRHQQHTITESERKDKEEDDVCYTYIHPDYLQRGLPCERRDSHDYSTVYSLVTAAPTAMANVEGADA; encoded by the exons ATGGGGCCATCTTGGCTTAAGTTACTATATTATTGCCCTTTTCCCTTCCCAACAGTGACGTCCTCTGGGGGAG gAGCTGAAGTGAAGCCTGTGGTGACCTTCTCCCCCAACTGGAGGATTATATTATCATATGAACCAGTGACTATATCCTGTAACATTGGATCTATGGCTCCGAAGAACCCCAGATACTATTGGTCCAAGGATGGTCAACGACAGTCTCATCATAGCCAGACGATCAAGATCAACTCAACATCTAGTGAGCATAGCGGGCGTTACCAGTGCTGGACCAACTCAGATCTCAGGAGTGATCCGGTCAGACTGGACGTGGTTCTCT CCCATTTGATCCTTCAgactcctcccatcatctataTCGGAGAACCCTTGACTCTTAGGTGTCACAGTTACTCATGGTACATAAAAACGAACACGACTTTCTACAAGAATAAAACCGTCATTAACTTCTCAGAAAACGATAACGAGTTACGATTTGCAATGGTAGACTGGAATGTGACCGGGTTCTACAGCTGCTCCCGACAAATAAGCTTCAATGGCGTATATAGGACCTACCATGCTACTGCCATGGTGACTGTCCGAG AGCGACCCCCTCTCCCATCACCATCACCCGATGAAAAGACTTCAGTGTCTCCCTGGATTCTGCTTGCTGCCCCTCTACCCCTGCTCTCCGTGCCTCTCCTGTTCTTCATGTGCCGACGGCGTCACCAGCAGCACACTATCACCG AATCTGAGAGAAAAGATAAAGAAGAAGATGACGTGtgctacacatatatacatccGGACTACTTACAGAGAG GTTTGCCTTGCGAGAGACGAGACAGC CATGACTACTCCACCGTGTATTCCCTGGTGACAGCCGCCCCGACAGCGATGGCCAATGTGGAAGGAGCAGACGCCTGA
- the LOC138770938 gene encoding low affinity immunoglobulin gamma Fc region receptor III-A-like isoform X3 gives MMGAVMRGTSRSPNNIYTNRHETKASPEKRAEVKPVVTFSPNWRIILSYEPVTISCNIGSMAPKNPRYYWSKDGQRQSHHSQTIKINSTSSEHSGRYQCWTNSDLRSDPVRLDVVLSHLILQTPPIIYIGEPLTLRCHSYSWYIKTNTTFYKNKTVINFSENDNELRFAMVDWNVTGFYSCSRQISFNGVYRTYHATAMVTVRERPPLPSPSPDEKTSVSPWILLAAPLPLLSVPLLFFMCRRRHQQHTITESERKDKEEDDVCYTYIHPDYLQRA, from the exons ATGATGGGAGCAGTGATGCGTGGGACTTCCCGCTCCCCCAATAACATCTATACTAACAGGCATGAGACAAAGGCCTCCCCGGaaaaaa gAGCTGAAGTGAAGCCTGTGGTGACCTTCTCCCCCAACTGGAGGATTATATTATCATATGAACCAGTGACTATATCCTGTAACATTGGATCTATGGCTCCGAAGAACCCCAGATACTATTGGTCCAAGGATGGTCAACGACAGTCTCATCATAGCCAGACGATCAAGATCAACTCAACATCTAGTGAGCATAGCGGGCGTTACCAGTGCTGGACCAACTCAGATCTCAGGAGTGATCCGGTCAGACTGGACGTGGTTCTCT CCCATTTGATCCTTCAgactcctcccatcatctataTCGGAGAACCCTTGACTCTTAGGTGTCACAGTTACTCATGGTACATAAAAACGAACACGACTTTCTACAAGAATAAAACCGTCATTAACTTCTCAGAAAACGATAACGAGTTACGATTTGCAATGGTAGACTGGAATGTGACCGGGTTCTACAGCTGCTCCCGACAAATAAGCTTCAATGGCGTATATAGGACCTACCATGCTACTGCCATGGTGACTGTCCGAG AGCGACCCCCTCTCCCATCACCATCACCCGATGAAAAGACTTCAGTGTCTCCCTGGATTCTGCTTGCTGCCCCTCTACCCCTGCTCTCCGTGCCTCTCCTGTTCTTCATGTGCCGACGGCGTCACCAGCAGCACACTATCACCG AATCTGAGAGAAAAGATAAAGAAGAAGATGACGTGtgctacacatatatacatccGGACTACTTACAGAGAG CATGA
- the LOC138770938 gene encoding low affinity immunoglobulin gamma Fc region receptor III-A-like isoform X1 yields the protein MMGAVMRGTSRSPNNIYTNRHETKASPEKRAEVKPVVTFSPNWRIILSYEPVTISCNIGSMAPKNPRYYWSKDGQRQSHHSQTIKINSTSSEHSGRYQCWTNSDLRSDPVRLDVVLSHLILQTPPIIYIGEPLTLRCHSYSWYIKTNTTFYKNKTVINFSENDNELRFAMVDWNVTGFYSCSRQISFNGVYRTYHATAMVTVRERPPLPSPSPDEKTSVSPWILLAAPLPLLSVPLLFFMCRRRHQQHTITESERKDKEEDDVCYTYIHPDYLQRGLPCERRDSHDYSTVYSLVTAAPTAMANVEGADA from the exons ATGATGGGAGCAGTGATGCGTGGGACTTCCCGCTCCCCCAATAACATCTATACTAACAGGCATGAGACAAAGGCCTCCCCGGaaaaaa gAGCTGAAGTGAAGCCTGTGGTGACCTTCTCCCCCAACTGGAGGATTATATTATCATATGAACCAGTGACTATATCCTGTAACATTGGATCTATGGCTCCGAAGAACCCCAGATACTATTGGTCCAAGGATGGTCAACGACAGTCTCATCATAGCCAGACGATCAAGATCAACTCAACATCTAGTGAGCATAGCGGGCGTTACCAGTGCTGGACCAACTCAGATCTCAGGAGTGATCCGGTCAGACTGGACGTGGTTCTCT CCCATTTGATCCTTCAgactcctcccatcatctataTCGGAGAACCCTTGACTCTTAGGTGTCACAGTTACTCATGGTACATAAAAACGAACACGACTTTCTACAAGAATAAAACCGTCATTAACTTCTCAGAAAACGATAACGAGTTACGATTTGCAATGGTAGACTGGAATGTGACCGGGTTCTACAGCTGCTCCCGACAAATAAGCTTCAATGGCGTATATAGGACCTACCATGCTACTGCCATGGTGACTGTCCGAG AGCGACCCCCTCTCCCATCACCATCACCCGATGAAAAGACTTCAGTGTCTCCCTGGATTCTGCTTGCTGCCCCTCTACCCCTGCTCTCCGTGCCTCTCCTGTTCTTCATGTGCCGACGGCGTCACCAGCAGCACACTATCACCG AATCTGAGAGAAAAGATAAAGAAGAAGATGACGTGtgctacacatatatacatccGGACTACTTACAGAGAG GTTTGCCTTGCGAGAGACGAGACAGC CATGACTACTCCACCGTGTATTCCCTGGTGACAGCCGCCCCGACAGCGATGGCCAATGTGGAAGGAGCAGACGCCTGA
- the LOC138770922 gene encoding SLAM family member 8-like isoform X2 — MCCGGHKQHIYRPAMRTERALLTVILILQTGTICRMELVTSIIGRRGGAVHLPVTVPAEFSTRDVFWRHLSPTDHLVASFSRGSFDTAYQSCFHGRVQLLQNFTLVILNLELKDTGIFTCQMVDTNGHMRLHQFHLTVYAVVKPEVKVYTSRDNIDCAVFLACNTSMGSNVTYSWTTDTGQGLPLNRTYTLHDESRLLKVLLTPNDQEVSFTCTVTNLVSQEETTIAPWTHCFGRKGTDAGVSSSKVFWLLGIFLAVTFILMMFLVILLVRSSGKYKLKNRKETINAATMLQHNGDGGRQEVRLQNNEERVLERETVL, encoded by the exons ATGTGTTGTGGTGGTCACAAGCAGCACATCTACCGACCAGCCATGAGGACGGAGCGGGCACTGCTGACGGTGATCCTGATACTGCAAACAG GTACCATTTGCAGAATGGAACTAGTTACCTCGATAATAggaaggagaggaggagctgtacATCTGCCAGTCACAGTGCCAGCTGAGTTTAGTACCAGGGATGTCTTCTGGAGACACTTGTCACCTACAGATCACTTGGTGGCTTCCTTTTCTAGAGGATCATTTGACACGGCCTATCAGTCTTGTTTCCATGGAAGAGTTCAGCTTCTTCAAAACTTTACTTTGGTTATCCTAAACCTAGAGCTGAAGGATACCGGGATATTCACCTGCCAAATGGTGGACACCAATGGTCACATGAGGCTTCATCAGTTCCACCTAACGGTCTATG CGGTGGTGAAGCCAGAGGTCAAGGTGTATACTTCCCGAGACAACATAGATTGTGCCGTGTTTTTGGCCTGTAACACATCCATGGGAAGCAATGTGACATACAGCTGGACAACAGACACTGGCCAAGGGCTTCCCCTGAACAGAACCTACACTTTACATGATGAAAGTCGCCTACTCAAGGTTCTCCTAACCCCAAATGATCAAGAGGTTTCCTTCACGTGTACAGTAACAAACCTGGTCAGCCAGGAGGAAACAACCATAGCCCCATGGACCCATTGCTTCGGAAGAAAAG GAACCGACGCCGGAGTCTCCAGTAGTAAAGTCTTCTGGCTTCTTGGGATCTTTCTTGCCGTCACGTTTATTCTCATGATGTTCTTAGTCATCTTGTTGGTCAGATCTTCAG GTAAATATAAGTTAAAAAACAGGAAAGAAACAATAAATGCAGCGACGATGTTACAACACAATGGAGACGGCGGACGTCAGGAAGTGAGACTGCAAAACAACGAGGAGAGAGTCCTGGAGAGAGAGACGGTGCTATAG
- the LOC138770922 gene encoding SLAM family member 8-like isoform X1: MCCGGHKQHIYRPAMRTERALLTVILILQTGTICRMELVTSIIGRRGGAVHLPVTVPAEFSTRDVFWRHLSPTDHLVASFSRGSFDTAYQSCFHGRVQLLQNFTLVILNLELKDTGIFTCQMVDTNGHMRLHQFHLTVYEAVVKPEVKVYTSRDNIDCAVFLACNTSMGSNVTYSWTTDTGQGLPLNRTYTLHDESRLLKVLLTPNDQEVSFTCTVTNLVSQEETTIAPWTHCFGRKGTDAGVSSSKVFWLLGIFLAVTFILMMFLVILLVRSSGKYKLKNRKETINAATMLQHNGDGGRQEVRLQNNEERVLERETVL, encoded by the exons ATGTGTTGTGGTGGTCACAAGCAGCACATCTACCGACCAGCCATGAGGACGGAGCGGGCACTGCTGACGGTGATCCTGATACTGCAAACAG GTACCATTTGCAGAATGGAACTAGTTACCTCGATAATAggaaggagaggaggagctgtacATCTGCCAGTCACAGTGCCAGCTGAGTTTAGTACCAGGGATGTCTTCTGGAGACACTTGTCACCTACAGATCACTTGGTGGCTTCCTTTTCTAGAGGATCATTTGACACGGCCTATCAGTCTTGTTTCCATGGAAGAGTTCAGCTTCTTCAAAACTTTACTTTGGTTATCCTAAACCTAGAGCTGAAGGATACCGGGATATTCACCTGCCAAATGGTGGACACCAATGGTCACATGAGGCTTCATCAGTTCCACCTAACGGTCTATG AAGCGGTGGTGAAGCCAGAGGTCAAGGTGTATACTTCCCGAGACAACATAGATTGTGCCGTGTTTTTGGCCTGTAACACATCCATGGGAAGCAATGTGACATACAGCTGGACAACAGACACTGGCCAAGGGCTTCCCCTGAACAGAACCTACACTTTACATGATGAAAGTCGCCTACTCAAGGTTCTCCTAACCCCAAATGATCAAGAGGTTTCCTTCACGTGTACAGTAACAAACCTGGTCAGCCAGGAGGAAACAACCATAGCCCCATGGACCCATTGCTTCGGAAGAAAAG GAACCGACGCCGGAGTCTCCAGTAGTAAAGTCTTCTGGCTTCTTGGGATCTTTCTTGCCGTCACGTTTATTCTCATGATGTTCTTAGTCATCTTGTTGGTCAGATCTTCAG GTAAATATAAGTTAAAAAACAGGAAAGAAACAATAAATGCAGCGACGATGTTACAACACAATGGAGACGGCGGACGTCAGGAAGTGAGACTGCAAAACAACGAGGAGAGAGTCCTGGAGAGAGAGACGGTGCTATAG